Below is a genomic region from Brucella pseudogrignonensis.
AAACAGCAGAGCAGCTTGCTCTGGAGGTTAAGGCTGACTTCGAGAAGAAGTTTGACAGCGTCAAGGAAATCGCTGAACAGGCCGTGGCTGAAGCCAAGAAGAATGGCGACATCAGCGAGAGCCTCAAGGCAAAGGCTGACGAAAGCCTTACCGCCATGAATGAACTCAAGGCACGTCTTGACGATTTCGAGCAGAAGGCAGCACGCGGCGGTGGCGAAGGCGACCGGGAAAAGTCGATTGGTGAGCAGTTCGTTGAAAACGACAAGGTCAAGGAATTTCTCGGTCAGGCGAACCCTCGCGGTCGCATCGACATTCAGACCAAGGCCACGCTGACCACGGCAACCACGAACGCCGCCGGTTCCGTTGGCGCTGCAATTCAGACCACCCGACTTCCCGGCATTCTTGAGCTGCCCCAGCGCCGTCTGACTATCCGTGATCTGCTCTCGCAGGGTCAGATGGACGGCGGTTCACTGGAATACGTCAAGGAAAAGGGTTTCAACAACCGCGCCGCTGGCGTGGCTGAAGGTGCGGCAAAGCCAAACTCGGATATTCAGTTCGAGCTGGTAACGACCTCTGCCAAGGTCATTGCACACTGGATGAAGGCTTCCCGTCAGGTGCTGTCTGACGTGTCACAGCTTCGCTCGATCATTGATCAGCGCTTGCTGTACGGTCTGGCATACGTTGAAGAAAACCAGCTTCTCAACGGTGACGGCACAGGCCAGAACCTGCTCGGCATCATCCCGCAGTCGACAGCGTTCGCTATCCCTGCCGGGACAACCATGCCAGCAACTGTTACCGGCATTGATCGTCTTCGTGTGGCGATGCTTCAGGCGGCGCTTGCTGAATATCCAGCAACCGGCCATGTCCTCAATCCGATTGATTGGACGTCGATTGAACTGCTCAAGGACACTCAGGGCCGTTACATCATCGGCAATCCGCAGGGTACGCTTTCGCCTACTCTTTGGGGCCTTCCTGTTGTCACCACTCAGGCGGTTGCGGCTGGTAAGTTCCTCACCGGTGCGTTCAAGCTTGGTGCGCAGATTTTCGACCGCTGGCAGGCACGTGTTGAAGTCGCAACTGAGAATGAAGACGACTTCATCAAGAACCTTGTCACCATCCTTGCTGAAGAACGTCTCGCTCTGGCTGTCTATCGTCCAGAAGCGTTCATCTACGGCGATGTGAACGCGGCTCCGGGTGGCGGCGAATAAGTTCTGATCAAATCGACGGGCAGTTAACGCTGCCCGTTTCTTGATCTGAAGGAGATTGCCATGAAAACCTATGAAGTTTTACGCCGTCATCAGGGTGATAAATTCTATGAACCCGGCGATGAACGACAGGCATCCGAAACTGATGTGTCGCATTTGGTGAAGAATGGCGTTTTGAAGGAAAAGTCCGAGGAAAAGCCGAAGAATAAGGCTGAAGGTCGGGCAGAAAAGAACAAAGGCGGTTGATAAATGCTGCTTCCTGTCCGCACACAAGCGCCAGCAGACCTACCGGTATCGCTTGAAGAAGCTCGTCAACATCTGATTGTGTCGGGTTTCACCGATGATGATAACCAGATCACGCGCTTTATTCAGGCCGCGACCGATCATCTTGAGCGTACGCTTAACATCGCGCTTGTCACTCAGACGTGGAAGCAATCGTTTTGCTCGTTTAATAGCTTCCTGCGGCTGCGTATGGGGCCAGTGGCTAGCGTTGAGGCCGTGAAGTACTTCGACACCGATAATGTGGAGAAAACCGTTTCAGAGGCCTCCTACAAGACGCTGGACTATGCCTGCGGAACAGTTCTTTCGCTCGCTTACGGTAACTCGTGGCCCGCTACTGTAGCCCGCGCCGATGCGGTCACTATCGAATACAAGGCAGGGACAGCCCCGGCAGACGTGCCAGCCTCTCTCAAGGCGGCAATCCTGATGCATGTTGGGCTGATGTACTCATACCGAGGCGACCCAGAAGGCCCACGGATTGAGAGCAATCAAGCCTATGAAGCTCTTATCTGGCCGTTTCGCCGTCCGAAGGTGTAATCATGGCTAGATTAGGATCAGGGCAACTTCGTTCATCTATCACCTTCAGCACCATCACCGAAGTGCCGGACGGGCATGGTGGTTTCGAGCCGACCCCGACCGATTTCACAGTCCGCGGCAATATCCGGTATCTGCGGGGAGGGGAAACGGTTCAGGCGGCAAGGTTGACGGGTAAGCAGCCGGTTGTTGTCACGGTGCGCAGAAGTAGCCAGACGGCAGCTTTGACCACTGATGACGGTATGCGTGATGCGCGCACCGGAACCGAGTACCAGATCAGGGCAATTGTCCCGACCGAGGATCGGCAGTTTATGGAAATTACAGCGGAAAGCGGGGTGGCGACATGAGTGTTTCCGTCTCATTCCAAGACCTGATTATTTCCACGCTCAAGGCCAACGCGAAGGTTTCGGCACTTGTCGGTGATCGTGTGTATGACGGCCCACCTGAAAAGCCGACATTTCCATATATCTCGATGGGCGCGAGTGATTTTCGCACCGATGATGCTGATTGCATCAATAGCCGTGAAGAAACAATCCAGATTGATTGCTGGGTGCGCAAGAATGGCCGGAAATGGCCGTGCAAAGAGATTGTTGACGCCATTGTAGGCGCTTTGAGAAACACCACTGGTGAGCTGTTAAGCGGCGCTCTTGTGGGTCTTAATATCGAATTGTCGCGTGTTTTGGATGATCCAGACGGTATAACCGCTCATGGCATTGTGCAAGTCACCGGACTGATTGACGAGGAATGGGAAGATGGTTGAGGGCTTAGACCGGCTCAAGCGAAAGCTTACTAAGACCATTCCGCAGGCTGTATTCGATGCGACGATCAAAGCAATGGAGCAAGGTGCTGGCGAAGTCGTCAGTATGATGCGTCGATTGGCACCGAAAGATACGGGTGCACTTGCACAGACGATCAACTGGACGTGGGGCGATGCGCCGAAAGGCTCAATGGTCCTCGGCAAGTCAGCACCGACACGCGACGGTTTGGTGATCACGATCTACGCTGGCGATACGTCAACGATGGTTGGTGAACGTGAGCAATTCCAGCTTGCCAGACTTCAAGAGTTCGGCACCCAGCACATGAAGGCCAGCCCGTATTTCTTCCCATCATGGCGCACGTTGCGAAAGCGTGTCCGGGGCAGGGTTACGCGCCAGATGCGCAAAGCAGTCAGAGACGGAGCGAAATAATGGCTTGGGCAATCTTTAAAGTGGAATGCAACTGGTCGCGTCCTCGCAGCCGGTATTCGTTCAACGCCAAGGCTTCGCCGGAACCGCAAGAACGTCCGCAAGACTTCATTGATTACTGCGTATCGAAAGGCTGGGCCGAAGCGGTCGCAAGCCCGACACGCGATCAGAAACGCGCCCTGAAAGGCCGTAAACGGGCTTAGCCCAATCACCTGAAACCGGGCCTCAAGCCCTATCAAGGCTGGCGTATTGCTGGCCCGTTTTCGCATGGAGAAATAACATGGCCGTTAAGCCAATTACCGCAGAATTTCAGCATCTTGTTGTTGAGATTGAAACAGATGTCGAGGGTACTTTCTCGAAGATTTGCGGCATCACACAGCGCGGTATCAACCGCCAGCACAACATGCAGACAACGGAAGTACCCGCCGATTGTGAAGATGAAAGCCTGCCAGCTGTTGTTGAACGTGCTGTTCAGTCCTCGGAAGTTACAATCTCAGGTACTGGCGTATGGGCCAGCCAGAGCCATCAAATGATGCTTGATTGGTGGTATTCGGGCGGTAAGAAGACAATTCGTGTTCAGCACGTCAATTCTGCTGTTGGTGACACAGAATATGAAACAGGATCAGCGATCCTCGTGTACCTCAACAATGCCGTTGAAAAAGGCCAAAAGGTATCGGCTGAAATCGAAATTCAGTTCGACGGATTGCCAACCCGTACCGCTAAGGCTGCGTAATGGCGAAGGCTCTCACATGGGCTGGCGGAGAGCATGATTTTGAACTCCGCCTTGTACACCTTCGCGCCCTGCAAGACAAATGCGATGCAGGGCCGCAATGGATATTGATGCGGCTCACTTCCAAGCAATGGTTCATTGATGATGTGATCCAGCCTATCCGCCTCGGTCTTGAAGGCGGCGGCATGGAAAAAGAAGCCGCTCGTAAGCTTGTCCAGAAATTCGTTGAAGATCGACCGCTCACATTGTCAGTGCTGACTGCGCAGGCTGTGTTGATGGTTGCACTCTTTGGCGATGAGGATGATCAGCCGGGGGAGCGGAAAGCGGGGGCGAAGAAGACCCGAACCCGCTCCCGCGCGGAAAGTGGAAATTCAACCGCTTCTACCAATGGGCCGGAATAATCCATCGCGACATCGGCAAGATGACGCTTTGGGAATTTCGCTGTGCGGTTGAAGGCTTCAAAGCCGCCAATGCGACCGAAGAAAAAGCCGCTCCCGGTATGAGCGACGATCAACTTGCAGAACTTGGAATTGAGGGCTTCTGATGGCGACTGACGTTGAACGCCTTGTCGTGGCTATGGAGGCCCGCACGGCCTCTTTTGAAAAGGCGCTCAACCGGGCAAATGGCGTTGCTAATCAACGCGCTCGCCAGATCGAGAAGCGCTTTTCCACGATGAACGACAACATCAGTCGTTCATTTCAGAATATGCTTCGTGCTGGTGCTGCGATCGGTGGCCTTGGCATTGGTGTAAGTGAAATCCAGCGTATGGCTGACACTTGGACTGATTTGTCCTCTCGTGTAGGCCTTGCTGTCGGGGATATGGATAAAGCTCCTCAGGTAATGGAGCGTATCTATGACATGGCGCAGCGCACCTATTCCGGTATGCAAAACACGGCTGAAAGCTTTCTCACAAATGCGGGCGCTCTCAAAGAGCTTGGTTACAATACCAATCAGCAGCTTGATTACACCGAAGCATTGAATAACGCGCTCGTGGTGTCAGGCGCTAAGTCTGATCGCGCAGCTCGTGTGATTGACGCTCTCGGCAAGTCGATGGCGGCGGGTAAGCTTCAAGGCGACAACCTGAATACGGTGATTGAAGTTGGTGGACGTGTTGCCGAAGTGCTTGCCGCCCAGCTCGGCATTGGTGTCAATCAGCTTCGCGAAGCAGGCAAGGAAGGCAAGATCACCGGTGACGTGATCTACAAGGCTTTGACCACGCGCTTGCAGGAACTGACAGCCGAAGCCGAGAGCATGCCTGCAACTATATCTGACGGGTTTCAGAAGGTCGCCAACGGCTTATTGAAGTTCGTCGGGACAATGGATCAGGCGTCTGGCGTTTCTGCTACTATCGCGCAAGGACTGGTTTTTGTCGGTGATAACTTCGAGCATGTTGCATTAGCAGCAGCGGCAGCGGCGACAGTTCTTCTGGGGCAGTATGTTCCGGCGATGGCACGAGTGGCGCTGGCAGGCGCGACGATGGTTGCAACTAACCCGTTCTTGCTTCTGATTACCGCGATTAGCTCGGCTACGTTCGCTCTCTCGGCGTTCGGTGACCAGATCCAGCCGATTGCAGGCGATATGGCTAATCTTCAGGATTACGCCTCGGTAGCATGGGAAACCATCAGTCAGGGCGCAATGGATGTTGCGTCACTTGTTCGCGATGATCTTCTAGGGGCGCTAAACCTGATATCCGATGCATTAGGCGGCAATGAGGTTAGCTGGGAAGATGTTTGGGAAACAACCAAGGGTGCAGCAAATAACATTATCGGTGCTGTTGGCCTTCTCTACGATACCACCGTAACGACATTTACTAAGCTGCCCGGTGCTGTTGCCGAAGCCGTCATTAATGCCATGAACTCGATGATTGCAGGCATAGAAAGCGGGCTTCAAACAGTTTTAAATGGCATCAACCGCGTTGCATCTGCGTTGAATGCCCTAGACCGGTTTGTCGGCGTCGCACCGATACTGCCAGAAGATATGACAGTAAATCTTGGTAGGCTTGATAACTCATTCGCGGGAGCTGGTAAGGCTGCTGGCGATGCATATGGCAAGGCTTTGACAAAAGCCGCTCAAGATCACCTTGGGAAGCTTGGCGAGAATTGGCGACAGTCTGCAAATGCCAGAGCGAGGGAAAGGACTGCCAATAGTAAAGATAACGACCTAGTTGCGCCGACAAGAAGTTCAGGCGGCGGCGGTTCGTCAAATGGTGGAGCAGGCGGATCGTCTGGTGGCGGCAAGGGGCGCAAAGGTGGAGGTAGGTCTCGACCTGATGAACTACAGCGCGAAATCGAGCAGATCAAAGAGCGCACAGCATCCCTACAGGCAGAAACGGCAGCTCAA
It encodes:
- a CDS encoding phage major capsid protein; translated protein: MSDNKTAEQLALEVKADFEKKFDSVKEIAEQAVAEAKKNGDISESLKAKADESLTAMNELKARLDDFEQKAARGGGEGDREKSIGEQFVENDKVKEFLGQANPRGRIDIQTKATLTTATTNAAGSVGAAIQTTRLPGILELPQRRLTIRDLLSQGQMDGGSLEYVKEKGFNNRAAGVAEGAAKPNSDIQFELVTTSAKVIAHWMKASRQVLSDVSQLRSIIDQRLLYGLAYVEENQLLNGDGTGQNLLGIIPQSTAFAIPAGTTMPATVTGIDRLRVAMLQAALAEYPATGHVLNPIDWTSIELLKDTQGRYIIGNPQGTLSPTLWGLPVVTTQAVAAGKFLTGAFKLGAQIFDRWQARVEVATENEDDFIKNLVTILAEERLALAVYRPEAFIYGDVNAAPGGGE
- a CDS encoding phage head-tail connector protein, coding for MLLPVRTQAPADLPVSLEEARQHLIVSGFTDDDNQITRFIQAATDHLERTLNIALVTQTWKQSFCSFNSFLRLRMGPVASVEAVKYFDTDNVEKTVSEASYKTLDYACGTVLSLAYGNSWPATVARADAVTIEYKAGTAPADVPASLKAAILMHVGLMYSYRGDPEGPRIESNQAYEALIWPFRRPKV
- a CDS encoding head-tail adaptor protein, encoding MARLGSGQLRSSITFSTITEVPDGHGGFEPTPTDFTVRGNIRYLRGGETVQAARLTGKQPVVVTVRRSSQTAALTTDDGMRDARTGTEYQIRAIVPTEDRQFMEITAESGVAT
- a CDS encoding DUF3168 domain-containing protein, encoding MSVSVSFQDLIISTLKANAKVSALVGDRVYDGPPEKPTFPYISMGASDFRTDDADCINSREETIQIDCWVRKNGRKWPCKEIVDAIVGALRNTTGELLSGALVGLNIELSRVLDDPDGITAHGIVQVTGLIDEEWEDG
- a CDS encoding HK97-gp10 family putative phage morphogenesis protein — translated: MVEGLDRLKRKLTKTIPQAVFDATIKAMEQGAGEVVSMMRRLAPKDTGALAQTINWTWGDAPKGSMVLGKSAPTRDGLVITIYAGDTSTMVGEREQFQLARLQEFGTQHMKASPYFFPSWRTLRKRVRGRVTRQMRKAVRDGAK
- a CDS encoding phage tail tube protein, with the translated sequence MAVKPITAEFQHLVVEIETDVEGTFSKICGITQRGINRQHNMQTTEVPADCEDESLPAVVERAVQSSEVTISGTGVWASQSHQMMLDWWYSGGKKTIRVQHVNSAVGDTEYETGSAILVYLNNAVEKGQKVSAEIEIQFDGLPTRTAKAA
- a CDS encoding gene transfer agent family protein, yielding MAKALTWAGGEHDFELRLVHLRALQDKCDAGPQWILMRLTSKQWFIDDVIQPIRLGLEGGGMEKEAARKLVQKFVEDRPLTLSVLTAQAVLMVALFGDEDDQPGERKAGAKKTRTRSRAESGNSTASTNGPE
- a CDS encoding tape measure protein, producing MATDVERLVVAMEARTASFEKALNRANGVANQRARQIEKRFSTMNDNISRSFQNMLRAGAAIGGLGIGVSEIQRMADTWTDLSSRVGLAVGDMDKAPQVMERIYDMAQRTYSGMQNTAESFLTNAGALKELGYNTNQQLDYTEALNNALVVSGAKSDRAARVIDALGKSMAAGKLQGDNLNTVIEVGGRVAEVLAAQLGIGVNQLREAGKEGKITGDVIYKALTTRLQELTAEAESMPATISDGFQKVANGLLKFVGTMDQASGVSATIAQGLVFVGDNFEHVALAAAAAATVLLGQYVPAMARVALAGATMVATNPFLLLITAISSATFALSAFGDQIQPIAGDMANLQDYASVAWETISQGAMDVASLVRDDLLGALNLISDALGGNEVSWEDVWETTKGAANNIIGAVGLLYDTTVTTFTKLPGAVAEAVINAMNSMIAGIESGLQTVLNGINRVASALNALDRFVGVAPILPEDMTVNLGRLDNSFAGAGKAAGDAYGKALTKAAQDHLGKLGENWRQSANARARERTANSKDNDLVAPTRSSGGGGSSNGGAGGSSGGGKGRKGGGRSRPDELQREIEQIKERTASLQAETAAQAQINPLIDDYDYAITKARATQELLNAAKKAGIEITPALKEQIEGLAEGYANATVEANKLAESQEHARELSDFLKGSMMDAFQSMIPAIETGNSALDKFLNTLIEAVMQATLLGKGPLAGIFGGGGSGIFGGIGKLLGFDKGGYTGSGGKYEPAGVVHKGEYVFDQDAVRAAGGPAALDAMRRGLKGYANGGYVGPLPTSNAPTAPGIKGMRGQGSNETIRIMLQDDSGRMAKIADQRIQTASGAIVQVSVQQSTRTVQQSLPSMIADAQTRNM